A section of the Paracoccaceae bacterium genome encodes:
- a CDS encoding heavy metal translocating P-type ATPase — protein sequence MLDATPTPTDSITLSLPGIHCAGCIAKVERGLAQVKGVRAARVNLGRRRATIEAAAGLASEPLIGALEDLGFEAHEMDSAALAVGQSDSIGKALLLRIAVAGFALMNVMMFSFAVWFGAGDITRDVFHWLSAAIAIPAATYAAQPFFSKAVQALRVGRLNMDVPISVAIVLALGMSTYEVASGGAAAYFDAALSLTFFLLCGRYLEHRMRHEARSAAQELNALEVPTTMQLTREGPVSVAVADLRVGDIVQVAAGGRIPVDGIQISPDGTIDRSFITGESLPLSTAEGDELIAGDVSLSGPITLRATQVGDDTTLRRLAALVEVAEGARNRFTAIADRAATVYAPAVHILALAAFVGWLTLDGDIRHALNVAVAVLIITCPCALGLAVPAVATVATGRLFRAGLLVKHETALERLATVDTVVLDKTGTVTTGQPSVNTDALTPVQCEVALALAQGSAHPLSRAMVGALKDHGIRPAPVLGIAERAGRGIEGLLAGLVVRLGAPGFVGANRADEGLWLRLGEAAPVRLPVQETLRPSAVDALSALKGMGLNVHLLSGDTDAATRKMAAELGGIAWAASVSPEQKIAFVETLQNEGARVLMVGNGLNDAAALAAATASMSPASALDVARCAIAERGLEGHYQASVYNRRNAGVRSACSAGRHLEQPEHSQGRTAGLEAHSHADLSCDSVGGAALYLAA from the coding sequence ATGCTGGACGCAACGCCCACTCCAACGGATTCAATCACCCTGTCTTTGCCGGGCATCCATTGTGCCGGATGCATTGCCAAGGTGGAACGCGGCTTGGCGCAGGTGAAAGGCGTGCGCGCGGCGCGGGTCAACCTGGGACGCAGGCGGGCGACGATCGAGGCTGCGGCCGGGCTTGCAAGTGAACCGCTGATCGGCGCGCTGGAAGATCTTGGTTTTGAAGCGCATGAGATGGATTCTGCGGCCCTCGCCGTGGGTCAATCCGACAGCATCGGCAAGGCGCTGCTGCTGCGCATCGCGGTTGCGGGTTTCGCACTGATGAACGTGATGATGTTCTCGTTCGCGGTATGGTTCGGGGCGGGTGACATCACCCGCGACGTGTTTCACTGGTTGTCCGCCGCGATTGCGATCCCGGCTGCGACCTATGCGGCACAACCCTTTTTCAGCAAGGCTGTACAGGCGTTGCGTGTCGGGCGCCTGAACATGGATGTTCCGATCTCAGTCGCCATCGTGCTGGCGCTGGGCATGTCCACATACGAAGTCGCCAGCGGCGGTGCCGCTGCCTATTTCGATGCCGCCCTGTCGCTGACATTCTTCCTGCTGTGCGGGCGCTATCTGGAACACCGGATGCGGCACGAGGCGCGATCGGCCGCGCAGGAACTGAATGCGCTGGAAGTCCCGACCACCATGCAATTGACCCGCGAAGGCCCGGTTTCCGTGGCAGTGGCAGATCTGCGCGTCGGGGACATCGTGCAGGTTGCGGCGGGCGGGCGCATCCCCGTCGATGGCATTCAGATCAGTCCCGACGGGACGATAGACCGGTCGTTCATCACCGGCGAAAGCCTGCCTTTGTCGACAGCAGAAGGTGACGAGCTGATTGCAGGTGACGTATCGCTATCCGGGCCCATAACGCTTAGGGCAACGCAAGTCGGCGACGACACGACGCTGCGCCGTCTTGCAGCCCTGGTCGAGGTGGCCGAGGGTGCGCGCAATCGTTTCACCGCCATCGCCGATCGCGCCGCAACAGTCTATGCGCCCGCCGTTCACATTCTGGCGCTGGCGGCATTTGTCGGCTGGCTGACCCTCGATGGTGATATCCGCCACGCATTGAATGTTGCCGTGGCTGTGCTTATCATCACGTGCCCCTGCGCGCTGGGCCTGGCGGTTCCGGCTGTGGCGACTGTCGCAACCGGGCGGCTTTTTCGCGCAGGGCTACTAGTAAAGCACGAAACCGCGCTGGAACGGTTGGCAACGGTCGATACCGTGGTTCTGGACAAGACCGGCACGGTGACGACCGGGCAGCCGAGCGTCAACACGGACGCGCTGACCCCGGTCCAATGCGAGGTTGCGCTGGCGCTGGCACAGGGGTCGGCCCATCCATTGTCGCGCGCAATGGTGGGAGCGTTGAAGGATCATGGCATTCGCCCGGCACCCGTCCTTGGCATTGCTGAACGGGCCGGGCGCGGTATCGAAGGGTTACTGGCCGGACTTGTTGTGCGGCTTGGCGCGCCGGGCTTTGTTGGTGCGAATCGCGCGGACGAAGGGCTGTGGCTGCGCCTGGGTGAGGCCGCGCCGGTTCGCCTGCCTGTGCAGGAAACCCTTCGGCCGAGTGCGGTTGACGCGCTGAGTGCCCTGAAGGGCATGGGCCTGAATGTCCACTTGTTGTCTGGCGATACCGATGCGGCAACGCGAAAGATGGCCGCTGAGCTTGGTGGCATCGCCTGGGCGGCCTCGGTGTCGCCGGAACAGAAGATCGCCTTCGTCGAGACGCTTCAGAACGAAGGTGCCCGCGTGTTGATGGTTGGTAATGGATTGAATGACGCGGCGGCGCTGGCGGCGGCGACGGCCTCGATGTCGCCGGCATCGGCGTTGGACGTGGCGCGATGTGCAATTGCTGAGCGAGGTCTGGAAGGACATTATCAAGCGTCCGTATATAACCGTCGGAATGCTGGCGTTCGTTCTGCTTGTTCCGCTGGCCGTCACCTCGAACAACCGGAGCATTCGCAAGGTCGGACCGCTGGTCTGGAAGCGCATTCACATGCTGACTTATCCTGCGATTCTGTTGGGGGGGCTGCACTTTATCTGGCTGCGTAA